A window of Gossypium hirsutum isolate 1008001.06 chromosome D13, Gossypium_hirsutum_v2.1, whole genome shotgun sequence genomic DNA:
TAAATTTTCATAACTTTGATGCAGGGGGGTTATTGCATGACAATGCTGTATGGAGTTCTTCCACCAGCGATGGCTTGGGCCATGGGGAACAGAGAAGGTGAGGGTTCTAACCAGAAGGGATTAACAATGGCTTGGCCTGCAATTTGTGGAGTTGGATTATTTGCCTGTGGCTTAGTGATGGAGCAAATTTTACAGGATTTATTGGCATTGCAATTCTGAGAAAAAGGATAAACATGTCTGTATTTAACTATTACTCCAGAAACTAAATTAGCAAAAGTTGAGGTTGAGATTAGGAGAGAGACAAAATGAATCCATTAAACAATATTGAGCTGAGATCAAGACTCATCAAGAATTCAGATCAAGTTCCAAGAAATACTAAGAGAAACCATTTCTAGAAGGCACACATTGGAGTTTATTTCAGAACAGGAACATGGCACAAACAAAAATAACaacaaatgataaaataatgacaTAAAATTGTTCCCAAGCATGAGCTGAGTTTTGGGAATTGATAGAATGTAGTAGAAAATTAAACCATCAGTCTTCATGGAAGACCCCCTAGTTCCTCACAGTTGTCACATTCTTCAAAAGCATCTGTACAACATCATGAGATATCCTTGCAGCTTCGTTTTTCAAGTGATTGATCTTTGCATCTGTTTCCGTCTCGAGCCGCTTCACATTAGCCCCCGAGTATCCGCTACTCTGATAATCCACAAACATGGTTAATGGTTTAGCTCATATTGTAATCAAGGATAACTGGGTCTCGAAGCAAGTCTATCGCCTAGAGTTCAATCACATGATAAGATTTCAGATACCATGGAAATGGCAAAATAGCATCTCACTAAATAAGAATCAGATATTTAAGAACATGAATGAATTCCAGAAAACTTGCAGAAACTATTTAACCGTGTGAGAGATTCAGTAAATGGAAGCCAAGAAAGGGACAGTTGCTCATATCTAAGATTTTCAGCATACTGCAGTTATTGCAACAGGAAAAAGAAATTATGAATTCATACCTCCGCCACCTTCTTCTTGAACTCATACTCTACTTGAGCACGATATTCAGCAATCTCTTTCTCTGCCTCTTCCTTGGCCTGTTTCAGTCTAGCCATTTTTGCTGAAAAAAAGAAACATATGTGAATTGACATCTAGTCCTTCCAAAAAAAAAGGCAACAACTACCTATTAGAACAGCAACCATGGAAGTCAAATCAAGTTCTCTTCCATGTTTCCACAAGTCCATACATGCGCTTGCATGTTTACATAATTACATTGTTTAACCAAGTCTCCTTATCAAGTGAAATCAAGTACGCAAAAAATGTTCTATAAATCTTGAATATATCATCTAAACAAATAAAGGGAATCAACATAGAAACTAACATCTTATTATTCTTGACCTACAATTGCATCAATGAAAACcgttaagaaaaatgaataattttttacAAGCCAAGgtgtgagaaaaataaaaatgagactAGTGCTAACCATTTCTTGCAGCATTGACAATATGCTGAGCATCTTGTTCCGCAGCTAGCAGCTGTTGAATACCGTTCTGGCCCCTGTTGGCTTCCATATTTGCTGAATTTTGTTACAGTTACTCTGAAATTAAGATTCCTTTTCTTTAGTACTCTAGTAATTGTATAGATTGGAATAAAAACCAGTCACACAATAAACAGAACAAAATCCATCGGAACAGTAGAAGGCCAAGCAATAACTTTAGTTCAATAGTGGTCAACCATGATACGATAATGTTAAGTTTAATTTGCATCAATTAACATATAGCATGTAGTAAGACTAACTCAAGATCAGTATATTTACTACAAAtaaaatcaacaagcattcattGAATCAATTTTACTACATTAACATTCACAAGGATTTTAAACCATGCCTCCCCGTCCCCATTGATATCCCCAGCTCAAAAgtcatcaaaatttcaatttccCCTTTCTAGATCCATAGTAAAATTAAAACTCAAAGAGACTACTAAGAATCCAAGGACCTCATTTTCATGTCTAGCATACATTTCAATCTAAGCCAAGTTCACCATCCAAATCCTTTGGTACATCAAACTTCTATGGCTAACATGATTTGATCAGCAAGATAATTTACAACAATGCCACC
This region includes:
- the LOC107920602 gene encoding V-type proton ATPase subunit G1 — translated: MEANRGQNGIQQLLAAEQDAQHIVNAARNAKMARLKQAKEEAEKEIAEYRAQVEYEFKKKVAESSGYSGANVKRLETETDAKINHLKNEAARISHDVVQMLLKNVTTVRN